A region of the candidate division WOR-3 bacterium genome:
TCGAGAACTTCCTTGGCTTTGAAAGTCAAGGTCTGGTCACGAGGCGTAGAAGGTGCAGATAGGAAGTAGGAAAGTCCGAGTCTGTAGGTAGCCTCCTCTTGGAACCGGCCGTTGGGGAAACTCTTGAGGTAAAAGTCGAATTCAGTCTGCGCCTGCTCATACCGGTGTTTGCGAAAGTAGGTCTCGCCCAGGTAGTACTGGGCATCAGCCGCCTCCCGAGACCCAGGAAAGTTGAAGATGAGGAACGTGAGTCGTTCTTCGGCCTCGCGGAACTTCCCTGAATCCAACGCTACCAGAGCTAGTCGAAGCCCGGTTCCCGGGTCGGGTGGCGGGGCAAGCTGCGACCGTTTCGGACAGCCGGCCACAAGAAGGACTACAAGAACGAACTGGGATAGCCGTTTCACGAAGTGCTACATCCGTTTCAGGATTTCGACGAGGAGTTTCGTGAGTTTAGGTTCTGCGGCCCGGGCCGCGGCCAGCACGTCAGGCAGACTTACCGGTTTGAGTGTTTCGGCCACGGCCATGTCGGTTACGACTGAGAAACCAAGACACTTCATCCCTCCGTGCCGAGCTACGATCACTTCGGGTACGGTTGACATGCCGACCAGGTCTGCGCCGATGAGCCGCAGGAACCGGCACTCTGCCGCAGTCTCGAGGTTTGGTCCAGTCACCCAAGCATACACACCCTGCGCAAGCTGGATGCCTATGTCCAACGCGGTCTTGCGGGCGAGTTCGACAAGCATGGGGTCGTAACATGCGGCCATGTCAGGAAAGCGAGGCCCCAACTCATCATCATTCGGTCCCCGCAGTGGGCTGTGGCCAGACAGATTAATGTGGTCGGTAATGACGACAATGTCACCGGTGCGCAGATTTGGATTCAGTCCACCGCAGGCGTTGGAGAGCACGACAGTCCTGACCCCGAGTTCCTTCATCACCCGGATCGGATGCGTGACCTGGGCCAGGTCATACCCCTCGTAGAAATGGATCCTGCCTTGCATCACGGCCACCCGTTTCTCACCCAGGGTTCCGAGCACAAGGCGGCCAGGGTGGCTTTCAACCGTCGGCCGGGCGAAGTGGGGGATGTCCTCATACGCTACCGCTACCTTGTCGCGAACTAAGTCGGCAAGTTCGGTGAGCCCGGTTCCAAGAACGATGCCGATTTCTGGCCGGTGTTCGGTTCTTGCGCGAATTGCGCTGACGCTCTCAAGGACATGTTTTCTTGTCATCCTGGTCTACGGCGCGGCGCTTCTCGCCGGGAATCAGAGGACTCGTGTTGCAAGTTCTTGCCTTCCGTTGGCTGTGGTGCGTTGGCTACTGGCCCCGGACCTGTGACGCCACGGTCAGTTTCGGATCTATCACTGCAGATGCCCGATTCCCACGTGTCGGCCATCTGCAGGCACGCATGAGCCAGGCCGCGAATCTGGTCGAGGAGACTTAGTTGTCTGGCCTCAAGCTGCTGCAGTTTCGTGCGGAGCTGTTCGGCTTGCTGCTCTGCCCTGAGGATGATGGCTTTTGCTTGATGCTCGGCCTCGGCGAGTATGACACGACTGTGTTCTTCGGCTGACTGTCGCAGTTCGTTGTGCGCGCGCTGGGCGGTGACCAAGGTATCCTTGAGCAGAGACTCAGTGCGCTCGTAGGTATCAAGTCGCGCTGACAATTCATCCACTCTTTCGGCCAACATGGCGCGCTCCCGACGCAGTTCTTCTACTTCGCGCGCCACGAGCTCCAGAAAACTCCTGACTTCCTTTGGTGAAAGCCCTCGTAGCTGCGTGGCGAACGTCTTGTTCTTGATGTCCATCGGTGTTATCGGCATCGGGGCATTCTATACCGCGTTCCCAAACTGTCAAGGAAACGGCTGGGGTCGCAACGTATCGGTACGTCACGCACAGTGTTTGGACCGTGGAGCTGAAGTCCGGCATACGAAACCCGAGTCACCCTGGTCGGCGTTAGGTGGGACCGGACAAGGCTCGTAATGTGTTTCAGATGCAAAGTTGCTGATTCTCGACATCGGACGTCAGGTCAGCGGCTTGCGATTGACTGCTCGTACCTTGCTCCTATAATCATTTTGTCGTCAATGTACCGGCTTGTCACCGCGCGACAGATGAAGGAACTGGACCGGTATGCCGTTGAGGAACTTGGAATCCCGGGTGTAAAGCTGATGGAGAATGCGGGCCGCGGGGTTGTCGATTGGCTGGAAGCAGAGCTTGGCAGCTTACGGGGAAAGCAGGTAGCTGTCGTATGCGGTCCCGGAAACAACGGGGGGGATGGCTTTGTTGCCTGCCGATATCTTGCCGACCGCGGGGCCAGGCCGGTCTGTGTTTTGCTCGGTTCAGTACCAGGTCTCAGAGGTGATGCCCTGGTCAACGCACGCAGACTGCTTGACTTGGGCGCGAGAATCCTGGAGGTCAGCGCTGCTGACCAGCGACTTCCATTTCTTGAACAGTCTGATGTCATTATCGACGCTATCTTTGGCACCGGGCTTTCCAGACCAGCCCAGGGCTTGTTCGCGGACGCAATAACGGCGATCAACCGTGCCGGCAAGTACGTTGTGAGTATTGACGTCCCTTCGGGTATAGATGCCGAGACTGGCGAGGTCCACGAGCCAACGGTCCGGGCCAGCTTGACGGTCACGATGGGCCTGCCCAAGTATGGACTCGTGCTTTTTCCCGCCGCAGCCTGTACTGGCAAGCTCAGGGTCGCTGATATAGGCATTCCGGCCGAGGTCCTTGCCCGGGGCGGTGACACTTTTCTTGTTGACCGGGAATACGTGCGTTCGGTCATGCCGTGCCGAGCGAAGGACGGACACAAGGGTACTTTCGGTACGGTGCTGCTAGTGTGCGGGAGCCGCGGTTTCTCTGGTGCGGCCTGTCTGGCCGGTCGGGCAGCGGTACGCTCGGGTTGCGGATTGGTCAGACTTGCGTATCCTCGTTCCATCTCGGACGTGGTCGGGTCCCAGGTAGTCGAAGCGGTAAAGGTACCTTTGCCCGAAACTAGGCGCGGAACGCTTGCGGCAGAAGCCAGCTCCAGCATTGTCAGGCTGGCGGAGGAAGTCCAGGCTCTCGCCATCGGCCCGGGCCTGACAACCAGTGCCGCGACGCGCGATGCGGTATTGCGTGTCCTACGCGATGTCACCTGTCCTTTGGTCATCGATGCCGATGCTATCAATGTTCTTGCAGGGCAGCTAGGCATCCTCGCAAGGCTCAAGGCACCGGCTGTGCTTACGCCCCATCCGGGCGAACTGGGCCGACTCACCGGGCTTGAGGCCGGTCGGATAAACGCCCAGCGTATCAGCCTGTCCCGCAAGCTGGCCAAGGAATGGAACGTCGTTTTGGTGCTCAAGGGCGCGCCGACGGTGACGGCTACCCCGGACGGCATGGTGTATGTCAATTCCACCGGCAACTCCGGCCTTGGCACAGGTGGAACTGGCGATGTCTTGACCGGGCTCCTTGCCGGATTGCTTGCTCAAGGTGTAAGACCAGCCGATGCCTCCGTCGCAGCCGCATTCTTGCACGGATTTGCTGCGGACCTCGCTGTGTCCGAACTCACCGAGTACTGTCTCGATGCCACCGACCTTATCAGCTGGCTGCCCCGTGCCTTTCGCGCGGTCTTGGCCCGGCAATGACTATGGTGTTTGTTCTGCTCGTAGGTCTTTACAATCCGGACCTTTGGCTGCACTTTCCGGCAATGGACGAGATTCGAAGTGTGAGTGCAGGGTCAGACCGCTTGTACATTGCTGTACCTTCGGGCGTTTACATCCTCGACCGCTCCGACTACCGGTTAATCCGTACCCTTACCGCTGCCGACGGCGTTAAAGGCAGCGTACGGCTCTGTGCGTTCAATCCAGTGCGCGGTGACCTCTTCATTCTGGCCGGCGATAAACTATACCAGTACCTCGACACCCCGGATGAGGTTTTTGAGCTCTTTCCACCGTTCAAACACGTGAACTCGATCGGCATCAGTGTGGACGCCGCGTACTTCGATACCGAGCAAGGCTTCTTCCGCAAGGAACGGTTGCTGGACCGTTACGAGAAGACGGAAAGCCTTCCGACGAACATCGTCTGGTACGGTAGTCGCGATACATCGAAACCAGAGGACTATGTGTTTCTTGTCCCTTACTATTTCACCGATAACCAGCTAAACAATCATCGTATGACCCTCGTCTATCGGGACCCGAAGGCACGACGTCTTTATGTCGCCGCTAAAGACTACGGCCTCATGGTTTACTCGACCAACCTGGGTTTATCAGAGCGACATATTCGCATGGGGCCAACCCAGGACCCAATCAGTCGTGTCGTATTCGTTGACGATCGACTGTGGTTCCAGGGACGCGACTGGACTGTTTCACTTGACCAGCATGGTAAGTGGAGCTATTTTCGTACTCGGCTTGGCGACCTACCGGCATTCAGGACCACTTTGCTCTTCGCTAGTCTGCTTGATCTTGCCCGCCGCGAATCACTGACTGCTTTCCTTCCTGTTCCTGAATCGCGGACTGCGTGGGTTGGAACACACCGAGCACTCTACTCGATTGGACCGAAGGGGAAACTGACAAGAGTACTGAACTTGGGACTGGCGGTAAACGGTCTCGCCCAACTCGGCGATTCTCTGCTGATTGGCACCGATGCCGGGCTATACGTCTGGTACAAGGACAGCTTGAACGAGGTTCTGGACCCGTTCGGCCGTACCGGGTTCGGCGTATACTCAATGGTCCAGACCGAACGTTGGCTGTGGATTGGAACGCTCGGCGGGCTGGTTGTTATAGAACGGGTCTGTGCGGCGCGCCGGGACTCGTTAGCTTTGCCGCCCAAAGCCTATTGCGATTCTGCTACGGACCGTGTCTCCGGGTTTGTCCCGGACTCGGGACCCTGCGAGACCGAGATTTGGCAGCAGGTCATTCCGCCTGGCTTTGACCTGTCCAGGCCAGTGCGTGGTCTTGCGGCGTACGCGAACACGGTGTTTTACGACAATGGTTCGGGCATCACCGCACTGACTCTCTCGGATATGGCCGATGCGCCTGGAATGCGAGATAGAACCTATCTGACCATTGACCGCAGCTCTGGCCTGCCACACAATGATATTACTGCAATGTACGCTGACGAACGTTACCTCTGGATAGCTACCCCAGGTACTATCTCCCGGTTTGACTATCGTCTTGCGTTGCGCTGATTCACAGGCCGCAGATTTCAGTGCATGATAGCAGAACTGTCGGTTGCGTCCTGAGACTCAAGTCTGCGACCGGGATAGAACCACAGGGACAAACAAACATGACAGAGTAGCACTTCTCTTCTTCTTGTGTTGGTTCCGTTCCCGTCGCCTCTCGTCGGGTTCGCCAGTTTTTCGCTCGACTGAAGCCCAGCTAGGTCAAGATAGAAAGGAGGAATCACGGCAGATGGGCCAGCAGCCAGAGCACGGGGCAGGTCGCATCTGCGGTTGCCCAAATCCCGATGTAGAAGCTGAAGTCTGCGGTCGAAGGCGTTCGGCACAGCGGTTGTGATGCGATGGAATGCTTGCGCTGCTTTGGCGTGACTTTGCGTTAGCCTCCGGCAGACTGGTTCAGTACCAGAAATGACCTGGGTGGAAATTCGGCATGACGCCAGTAAAGACTCGGGGAATCTGCCGGCAGTCAGGCAGCGGTCTAGGTCGGCGCAGCCCCACATCCTGTTGAATCTTGCGGATGTCTTCCAGTGTCCGGCCACCACCACAGAGCATCAGCACGACCGGCATGACCTACTCTTCCGGCTGGATACCGCGGTTGGAACCAGGAGCTGGCAGCCAGTTGCGGACGCACGCGACGACACCGGTGGTCAGTGCGGCCGCCTGGAACACGGCCAGGCCGCTCAGGCTGGTGATGGTTTCTTCAGACACGCCGAGCTTGAAAGGAAGGAATTCCTGACCGATACTATGGTTGTCCATAAGGCTGCTCCTCTCTCCACCCAATGGGTGAAAGTTGTTCATACCTGTTAGACGCAAAAGGCTGACAGGAAATACAAGAGGTGCAGCCTTCTTTGTTGTAGTTCTATATCGGCACTAGGGCTAGCGTGCGTTTCTTGACACCAAGACCTCTGTCTGTTATCTATCTCCAAGTAGATGTTGAGCTATGGGCAGAAAGCGTCACGATAAGCTTACTGGACTGCCTGCGCTTGGTGCGAAGCTAAGACAGTTGCGTGAGAAGGCCGGTCTGTCCCAGATGAGGCTTGCGGCCAAGATGGGCTTTGCGCCAACACACGGCTACAAGTACATATTCCGCCTCGAAAAAGGCCAGGTACCGAATCCAACCCTTCGCACCATTGCCGCCTACCTTGAGGCATGTGGGGCCGGCTGGCAGGAAATTGCCGACCTATTGCCCGCATCTGCGACCCAAAAGCAGCCGATACAGCAGCCGGCCAAGCACGCAGAAGTTCATCCTGAACCACCGCCGGCCCGGCCGCGCGACACTCGACCGCAGCGTCTGCGAATCAGGACTGAGCTCCTGACCAAACGCCAAGAGCGCGCTCAGGCGTTCTGGGCCAGGTTTGAGCGGGTCGAACAACAGATCGCGGAAGTCCTGCACAAACGCGGCGTGGTGTCCAATCAGCAGCGCCACTATTTTGCATTTCTACGCTCCTGCTGTTTGACCATAGATTCCTACTCAGGGCTGAAACCTGGGCTCCTGGACCAGCAACTGGGTAAGTTGGTCCGTTCAGCTCGCGAAGCCGGGTTGGACGAGAAGATACTTCTGGCCATCAGGGACATTTGTCTTGAGTCCATGAGCCAGCCCGGAGGTTCCGGGCACTGATGCGCTCTAGTCCGTTGTTTGTGCTGGGGCTATTGCTCGGCTTGGTGGCCGTGTCTCTGTCAGTCGAAGATACCGGTTTGGACACGGCAAAGCCCGGACCCGAACTTGCGGCTGGTCGTGTGCTCATCGAGCTGGCAGGCCCTGCCATCCACCTGCGCCTTCTCGCCCGGCGCCAGCACTATCTTGACTGGCTCGAGCTTGCATATCAAGCAAAAGCAGTTACTGACAGCTTTACGCGCTGGTACGGGCCTTGTGCCTTGCCGGACATCTGGATTGTTGACGTGTCTGGAACTCCAGTCAAGGACAGTTCCGCACCGGGTCTTGTTTTTCTCAACCGACGCCCGTTACCTTACGTCCGTGTCCAGGAGCGTGAACTTACCCGGCTTCTCGCTCGGCAGTGGTTCTACCCGGCAGCCGAGGACAGTGGTACCTGGTTCGCTGTCGGGCTTGCAGCCCACGCTGCATCCCGCTATCTCGCATCAAAGTATGGGCCGACGAACCTGCTTGACCTTCCATTTAGCCTGTCTCTGCTTTCCGGACTGGGTGAAGAGTATGTCCAGCGCGTGCTCTATCATATCGCCGCTTCTAACCGGCTGCTTGTGCGGCTCGACACAGGTCCGGCTCCGACCTCACCCCTTGACAAGGAGATGTACCTGGCTCAGGCCGGGCTGGTTGTAAGCATGCTCAGACGGCAGTTTGGCCCGGATACTTTTGACCAAGCGTTGCGCTCCTACCGCGAGAAGAACGGCACTGCCGGGATCGGCCTCGACGATTTCATCCGCACGCTGTCCCTGGCCAGTCGCAGGAACGTCTTCTGGATGGTCGAACGCTGGCAGCGCGCTCCTGGCACGTGCGATTACGCGGTCGCCAAGGTCAGAACCCGGAACGACGAGGTCGAAATCAGCCTGCGCCAGCATGGCATGATTTCAATGCCACTCGAAATCGAGGTCCGGTACAAAGACGGAACCGCAGTACGCCACCAGATTGACTCGCTCGTACCAGGTCAGCCAGTGCGGCTTCCAGTCTCCGGAAGCCTGCGTCAGGTCGTCCTCGATCCGGACTGTAAACTGCTCGAGCCAAACCGCTGGAACAACTACTGGCCCCGCAAGGTCGAAGTCAAGCCGCTGTTCGCCCTGCCGAGCTTTGATGCCTACCAAATCTTCTACGGTCCCTATGCGTGGTACGACACCTATCACGGATTCCAACTTGGGGCTTGGACGCAGGGGCGCGAGTTCGTAGTTGCCGGCCCTTTGCGCGGCCGGCATATGTGGACCCTGAGCGAAACCTACAGTACCAAGATTGACGACTGGCACACCAGCGCAAGCTACATCACTCCGCTCAGCTTCATCTCGGACCGGCTGCGCGCAAGTTTTCTCGGCGATTACTCGCTCATGGCCGCTGGCGTCCGCCTCAGCCTGCTCCAAGAACTGGGCCGGGTCTTCGGCAAGCCGAACGGCCTCGTTGACTTCGGCTATCGTTACTTCGACCTCTACGATACGACCGGCCGCGACTTCCGCGCGTGGGAACCGGCCCGCACCGGCGAGGTCAGAATCAGGGTTCTTCACTCCTGGGAGTCGGGCATCCTGTCCGGCGGTCAGTACCTCTACTTTGGCCGCGGCCTGCCCGTGTTCGGCAGCGACACAGCCTACCGGTACTGGAAGGCCAGCATCGAGCAGAACTGCGCCGTCAACCTGACCGGCCGATTCCGCATCCGACTGCGGCTGTTCTGTGGCGCAATTCCGGGCAGTATCCCGGCTCAGGACCAGTTCTATCTTTCCGGCGGACTTCAACCCAGTTCGTCCGAACCAGTAAGCTGGGGACTGAAGGGAAAATCATCGGCTCAGGAACACTGGCACTACGATTCGGACGCAAACTGTCGGGGATTTGCCGGCGAGTACCGTCATGGCCGGTTTGCCTACGGCGTGAACGTCTATCTTGAACCGCTGCCATTCCTTGCTCCCTTCTTCGACCTGGGCAACGTTACCGACTCCCTGCACGCTGCATCATCTTTTCCGGCTCCTGTGCTCGACGCCGGGGTTCGCTTGAAACTCGGTCCGCTCTACGCTGACTTCCCATTCTGGCGCTGGTCTCGTGAAGCCGGCCATGAATTTGCTTTCCGTTGGATGCTGGGCCTGAAGCTGGGTTCCGGCACATAGGTACTGTATGGCCTCGAGGCTTTCTCTTCCCCGTACCTTTGCCGCCCTTGCGCACCGCAACTACCGGCTCTACTGGTTTGGCAATCTCGTCTCGCTCATCGGCACCTGGATACAAAGCATCGCCACCGGCTGGCTTGTGCTCCAGCTTTCAAACTCCGCCTTCTTCGTCGGCCTGAACTCAACACTGACCTGGCTACCGGCCTGGTTCATGTCCCTGCCCGGCGGCGCCCTGGCCGATCACTTCAACAAGCGCAACCTGATGATCGTCACCCAGTCAGTCCTGGCACTGTTTGCCCTGCTACTTGCGGTTCTAACTTGGACCCGTGTCATCACCATTTACCATCTGCTCGTAATCTCCTGCTTGTCCGGGTTTGTGGTAACAATGAACGCACCCATTGTCCAGTCAATGATACCCGAACTCGTAAACGGCAAGGACGTCCTTAACGCGGTCGCACTCAACTCGACGATGTTCAACACCGCGCGCATCATCGGCCCTTCGATTGCCGGCGTGCTCCTGACCACGGTCGGCGCCGGTGCCTGCTTCGGCATCAACTCCGCCAGCTTCCTTGCGGTCATAATCCCGCTCTTGTTCGTCCGCCTCGAGTCGCCGGCCCGGTCCCCAAACAGTGAAACAATGTGGCAGCGCATCCGTCAGGGTCTAGGTTTTGTCGCTCATCATCCCGACATCCGGGTTCTGATTATCATGGTTGCGGTGTTCAGCTCGTTTGGCATTATCTACCTTCCCCTGATGCCGGTGTTCGCCCGAGACGTGTTCTTGTCCGGGCCCAAGGGCTATGGCATCCTGATGTCCTCGGTCGGCATTGGCGCGGTGGTCGGCGGCTTGACAATCGCAACTATCAGCCGCACCCGACACAAGGGCTGGATTCTCACCTATGGTACACTGGCCCTGGCGCTACTGATTTTCGGCTTCTCCTTCATCCGTGACATGCACCTGGCAACCGTGGTGCTCGTGCTCATCGGGTTCTGCCAGACAACTGTTGCTTCCCTGTCCAACACGCTGATTCAGACTCTGGCCCCGGACAACGTGCGCGGCCGGGTGATGAGCGTATTCACTCTGTCTTTCAACGGCATGTTTCCCTTGGGAAGTCTTGTCGGTGGAGCAGTCGCCCAGAAATTCGGCGCACCTGCCTCGACCCTTGTCGGCGGATGCGTCGTTCTTGCCAGTCTTGTCGCCGTTTCGCTGCTCCGGCCACAGATTCGCCGCCTGTAGGCTTCACTCGCCGCAGGTTGAGCCGCATCCGGCGTTCCAGTTCTAGTCGCGTCCGCCGAAGCACCAGGCGTTCCTTCTCTGGTCGTGCCCCGGACTCCATCCGCGCCTGCTCCGACGCACATACCACGAACCTTGCCTTGAGCCGCGGGTCTTGCCGTGTCGGTCGTAGCACCATGTTTCCTGCCCAGTGTCGCGGCCGAAGCTGCATCTTGCGTCGCAACCCAAATCCCAGCTCTGGCCGTACCGCGTGAGGCGTCTCGCGCTGTAGCTGTCGGAGCCACCGGGGGAGCCGGGGAGGGTTTGAGGCATGATTCCGCGCAGCGGATTGACTGCCAAAGACTTAGGGTGATTTCCGGGCTTGCGGCTCGTGTGACTGAATAGTATCATTGGATGTGCGCAAGCAACCCACGGCAACTCCTGACAGCTTCGACCGACAGAAGGAGATTGGCGCGAGGTTACGCGCGCTACGGCTTGGAGCCGGGTTGAAACAGGCCGAGCTTGCGACCTTGATGGGCAGGCAGGGCAATGGCGGGCACGCGCTCATCAGCCGGATTGAGCTAGGCCACGTGCCGGACGTGTCGCTCCGGGTCATTGCCGACTATCTGCGTGCGTGCCGGGCGAACTTCTCCTCGATTGCCGACATCCTGGACCAGTACGCAGCAAGGCCGACCGTGCCCGAGACCCAGGGCACCCGGGCAGTCCATAAGATGGCCGAGACCCTCCCGCCGAAGACCCGGGGCAAAGTGCTGCGCTATGACACGAAGACCAGACACGGCCGGGAAAAGCCCGAGCCGAAAGAAAAGCGGCTCGACCGGGTGCGCCGCATGGCGGCGTCCTGGCTCAGACGCCAGCGGGTCGAGGACTGCGTCCACTTCGAGCTCAACCGGATGGGCGTGCCGCCCGGCAGTGCCGAGCGGTTCTGGCTCGCGGACTTCGGCCGCCGGGTGTTCAAGGCGCTAACCGACACGCGCGGCAAGGACAGAACTGTCCGCGAGAAGCTGCTTACCGAGATTCAGCACACTGAGACAAGCAAGGCCTTGTCCGAGCCCAGCCGGCAGCAAATCCTCAAGGCAGTCTCAACTTTATTTCAATCAATGGAACAGACCGGTGCTCTGGACTGGCTCCCACCGATCGAAGAAACAGAACACCTTG
Encoded here:
- the bamD gene encoding outer membrane protein assembly factor BamD: MKRLSQFVLVVLLVAGCPKRSQLAPPPDPGTGLRLALVALDSGKFREAEERLTFLIFNFPGSREAADAQYYLGETYFRKHRYEQAQTEFDFYLKSFPNGRFQEEATYRLGLSYFLSAPSTPRDQTLTFKAKEVLEEFLALYPDSGLRSQVEAALSDIMRRLASRDFDIALLYFRSGEFRSALTYYEYILTGLPIEKWTGPDRLRFAICCRETGQSERARAEFEALQAGDFPKEIRQAARAELRRFN
- a CDS encoding purine-nucleoside phosphorylase, with translation MTRKHVLESVSAIRARTEHRPEIGIVLGTGLTELADLVRDKVAVAYEDIPHFARPTVESHPGRLVLGTLGEKRVAVMQGRIHFYEGYDLAQVTHPIRVMKELGVRTVVLSNACGGLNPNLRTGDIVVITDHINLSGHSPLRGPNDDELGPRFPDMAACYDPMLVELARKTALDIGIQLAQGVYAWVTGPNLETAAECRFLRLIGADLVGMSTVPEVIVARHGGMKCLGFSVVTDMAVAETLKPVSLPDVLAAARAAEPKLTKLLVEILKRM
- a CDS encoding DivIVA domain-containing protein yields the protein MPITPMDIKNKTFATQLRGLSPKEVRSFLELVAREVEELRRERAMLAERVDELSARLDTYERTESLLKDTLVTAQRAHNELRQSAEEHSRVILAEAEHQAKAIILRAEQQAEQLRTKLQQLEARQLSLLDQIRGLAHACLQMADTWESGICSDRSETDRGVTGPGPVANAPQPTEGKNLQHESSDSRREAPRRRPG
- a CDS encoding NAD(P)H-hydrate dehydratase; protein product: MYRLVTARQMKELDRYAVEELGIPGVKLMENAGRGVVDWLEAELGSLRGKQVAVVCGPGNNGGDGFVACRYLADRGARPVCVLLGSVPGLRGDALVNARRLLDLGARILEVSAADQRLPFLEQSDVIIDAIFGTGLSRPAQGLFADAITAINRAGKYVVSIDVPSGIDAETGEVHEPTVRASLTVTMGLPKYGLVLFPAAACTGKLRVADIGIPAEVLARGGDTFLVDREYVRSVMPCRAKDGHKGTFGTVLLVCGSRGFSGAACLAGRAAVRSGCGLVRLAYPRSISDVVGSQVVEAVKVPLPETRRGTLAAEASSSIVRLAEEVQALAIGPGLTTSAATRDAVLRVLRDVTCPLVIDADAINVLAGQLGILARLKAPAVLTPHPGELGRLTGLEAGRINAQRISLSRKLAKEWNVVLVLKGAPTVTATPDGMVYVNSTGNSGLGTGGTGDVLTGLLAGLLAQGVRPADASVAAAFLHGFAADLAVSELTEYCLDATDLISWLPRAFRAVLARQ
- a CDS encoding helix-turn-helix transcriptional regulator: MGRKRHDKLTGLPALGAKLRQLREKAGLSQMRLAAKMGFAPTHGYKYIFRLEKGQVPNPTLRTIAAYLEACGAGWQEIADLLPASATQKQPIQQPAKHAEVHPEPPPARPRDTRPQRLRIRTELLTKRQERAQAFWARFERVEQQIAEVLHKRGVVSNQQRHYFAFLRSCCLTIDSYSGLKPGLLDQQLGKLVRSAREAGLDEKILLAIRDICLESMSQPGGSGH
- a CDS encoding MFS transporter, whose amino-acid sequence is MASRLSLPRTFAALAHRNYRLYWFGNLVSLIGTWIQSIATGWLVLQLSNSAFFVGLNSTLTWLPAWFMSLPGGALADHFNKRNLMIVTQSVLALFALLLAVLTWTRVITIYHLLVISCLSGFVVTMNAPIVQSMIPELVNGKDVLNAVALNSTMFNTARIIGPSIAGVLLTTVGAGACFGINSASFLAVIIPLLFVRLESPARSPNSETMWQRIRQGLGFVAHHPDIRVLIIMVAVFSSFGIIYLPLMPVFARDVFLSGPKGYGILMSSVGIGAVVGGLTIATISRTRHKGWILTYGTLALALLIFGFSFIRDMHLATVVLVLIGFCQTTVASLSNTLIQTLAPDNVRGRVMSVFTLSFNGMFPLGSLVGGAVAQKFGAPASTLVGGCVVLASLVAVSLLRPQIRRL
- a CDS encoding helix-turn-helix transcriptional regulator translates to MRKQPTATPDSFDRQKEIGARLRALRLGAGLKQAELATLMGRQGNGGHALISRIELGHVPDVSLRVIADYLRACRANFSSIADILDQYAARPTVPETQGTRAVHKMAETLPPKTRGKVLRYDTKTRHGREKPEPKEKRLDRVRRMAASWLRRQRVEDCVHFELNRMGVPPGSAERFWLADFGRRVFKALTDTRGKDRTVREKLLTEIQHTETSKALSEPSRQQILKAVSTLFQSMEQTGALDWLPPIEETEHLAHRTRGRRVKNDAQLCLEDHRQKQMRFESARNKAIAEIQRAYVQESGLSEHEAKRILGTIVALVTIGLAAGPGTEERRRRTDECVEYYAAKGTGPNRLRELARFVFDRLDPLLPDFPPDRSRQP